The Methanomassiliicoccales archaeon region CCCTCAACATAGCGATCTGGCAAAAACCGGTTACATTGCTCGCAGAAATATTGGAGAGTTTCTTTCTTGTAGAGATGTCCTTTTTCAAGGAGTCTGAGAAATACTTCGTGAACGACTCTGAAATGGTTTGTTGTGTGTGTTTTTGTGAAAAGATCAAATGTAATCAAAAGACCTTTTATCGCATCGGAATTGATTTTATGATACCGCTCCGCTATTTCCTCAGGGGAAACACCCTCCTTTTCTGCTCTTACGGTGACAGGTGTTCCATGCTGGTCGGAGCCTGAGACCATAAGGACTTCGTTTCCCTTGAGTCGCTGAAACTTGGCAAATATATCGCCTGGTAGCAAGGATCCAGCTACGTGACCTAGGTGAATAGCGCTATTTGAATACGGCCATGCAGTGCAAACCAAGATTCTAGACATATGAAGCGGAAGTGAATAAACCATATAAGATTTAAGTTTTGACTATTGAACAAGGAAAAAATAAAAAATCATTATCTATACGAATTTTTGATAAAAATGAGAGTCAAAAGGAGATTTCAATCCAAATCGCATTAAATGATCTGGATTTCCACTAATATCAGATCCCCCTGAATTGAAGAACTGGATATAAGAACAAACCAATACATGTAATACTTGCTTAGAACCAGTATTCGTTTCGAAATTATCAGGAAATTTCCCAATACTTATCTGGCCGTTTAGCAAAACCGTAGCCAATATTCAATTACCAATAAAGTGATCAGTTTCAGTTGAAAATTTTACAGATTAGGAACATTTTTTTAGGATTTTATCATTGCTAACTGCGTGCGCATTGCAACGCTTATCAAAGATCGCTGCCAACCGAAGAAGTGCAATTCAGAGTGTTTGAAATACTGCCCAAAGGTTCGAACAGGAGTGGAAACTATAGTAATCGGAGATAAGGGCAGGCCAGTTATTTCTGAAGAGCTGTGTGCCGGGTGTGGTATTTGTGTTCATAAATGCCCATATGAGGCGATCAAGATCATTGGCTTGCCTGAGGAACTTGGAAAGGATCTTATACATCAATATGGAAAGAACGCATTCAGATTATACAGATTACCAGTTCCTAAGCAGGGCTTGGTGACGGGCATACTTGGACCAAATGGCATTGGAAAGACAACAGCGCTTAAGTTGCTCTCTGGCGAGGAGATCCCTAATTTTGGGATATATGAGAAACCGCCTTCTAAAGATGAAGCGCTCCAACGCTTTGCAGGGACAGAACTCTATGATTATTTCGAAAGACTATATTCTGGAATGATTAGAGTGTCGTTCAAACCTCAGTATGTTGACAAGATACCAGCAGCTTATAATGGCATGACAAAAGATCTTCTTGCGAGAGTTGCAGAGCGGATTTCCGTTGAAGAGGCGGCTACGATGTTTGAAATTGAAGATACCTTGCATAAGGATCTTTCTAGCTTATCCGGCGGCGAATTGCAACGAGTGGCCATAGCCGCAGCTCTCATGAAGGATTCTGATGCATATTTCTTCGATGAACCTTCTTCATACCTTGACATAAAACAACGTCTGAAAGTAGCAAGGATCATTCAGTCGTTAAGTCAAGGGAAATATGTTGTCGTTATAGAACATGATCTAGCAATCCTCGATTTCCTTGCAGACAATGTTTACCTCATGTATGGTTCTGAGGGATCTTATGGAGTATTTTCTCAACCTCGCCAAGTTAGAACAGCTATAAACACTTATCTCGAAGGGTATCTAGCCGAAGAAAATATCAGATTCAGAGAGCAAAAGATTGAGTTCGAGAACAGACCACCAAAGAATCTGTGGCAATCTGCAATATTGCTCAGATTTGGGCCCTTAGAGTATGAGTATCCTAGTTTCCAGCTTCGGGTAGAGGAGGGGACAATAAAAGTCGGAGAAACCGTTGGAGTGGTAGGTCCAAACGCAATAGGAAAAACTACCTTCGTGAAAATGCTTGCCGGTGTCTTGAGACCTACGAATGGATCTGTTGATAGAAATGTTAAAGTGAGTTATAAACCACAATACATTTCGCCAGATTTTGATGGTAAAGTAAGAGAGCTGTTTCATGTCCTGGTAAAGGATTTTTTCGAGTCTGGATTCTTTAGAAGCGAAATCGCGGAACCGCTCGGACTTACCCACTTATATGAAAAAGAAGTAAAAACCTTGGCCGGGGGGGAATTACAGCGCGTTGCAATTGCTCTCTGTCTTTCTCGCGATGCGGACATATATCTCCTCGATGAGCCGTCCGCGTATCTCGATTCGAATCAACGAATGGAAGCAGCAAAGACTCTAAGAAGAGTTATAGAAAAGCAGGGCAAAAGCGCGTTGGTAGTCGATCACGATATCTATTTTCTTGACATGGTTTCGGATTCGATCATGGTGTTTACGGGAACGCCTGGAAAGGAAGGCATCGGAGCAGGGCCCTTTGATATGCGCACAGGAATGAACCTCTTTTTGAAACAGGTAGGAGTCACGTTCCGGCGTGATAACGAAACTAATAGACCGAGAATCAATAAGCTGGGCTCACGGCTCGATAGAGAGCAAAAAGAAAAGGGAGAATATTATTACTCTTTCTAAATTCACTCATTCCGATGAGTTATCCGCTCTCTTTTCCTGAAAATCACCCAAGCTATGATCACAGCGAGAGCAATCAATATTAGAACGTCAAGACCACGGAAAACTTCAATTATACCTTCCCATGAAGGTCCTAATGCAAATCCCAAATAAACCAAACCAAAGCACCATGGGAATGATCCAACAAAAGTTAGTATAGTAAAATGAAGAAGATTCATTCTGCCGATGCCCGCAGGAAGTGATATAAATGTTCTTATAACGGGCATAAGCCTGCTAAGAAATACAGCAAGATCTCCGTATTTGGAAAACCAACGCTCTGCTGCATCGATCGCCTTCCTATCGATGAGGAAATACTTTCCATATCGTAAAATGAACGCTCTGCCTCCGTAATAGCCAATGGCATATGCAAAGAGGGAGCCTATCGTGCAACCAAGTGTTCCAGAGAGCGATGCTAGCAACAAATCCATTTCTCGCTCGTAAACGAGCCATCCCGCAAATGGCATAATAATTTCACTAGGTATGGGAACACATGCACTCTCAATTGCCATTAACAAAATCAGACCGGGATAATTGAGATCGAGGATGAGATTTTTTATAAATAAAATGCCCCATTCTATGATTCCCATTACTGAGGAAATAGTATTTAATTATTAAATTGTTAGCAATTCAAGAGGATCTTCGAGGTCAATTGGATTCATCACCGAGTTGCATTTCTCAAAGGACTACCGAAAGGAGTTATAAATCGGACGCTTCAAACGGGTGGAGTTAATTATTGTGCAGTTCCGAGGAGAGTCATTTAATTAATTGTCATTACTCGGCATCGGTTTTACGAATGTTATTTATTGCAGAATCCAATATCGCTACCAGATGGAAAGCCGAGCGGATATCCACGTCCACACAAAATATTCTGGAATTGCACGATTGGGATTCTTGCGATTCCCCGAATCCGTTGTCGAACCATATGATGCTGTGAAAAAGGCACAAAACTTAGGTTTGAAAGTTCTTGCAATAACTGATCACAATAGTATCTATGGCGCCATCAAAGCCAAAGAATTCGGAAAAGAAATTGGTATGCAGGTGGTAGTTGGAGAAGAGATTTCGACTTCGGACGGCGAGATCATAGGTTTGTATCTCAACGAGGAAATCCCACCAGGTCTCACTGCCGAGGAAACTATTGACCGCATTCGAGATCAGGACGGCATAGTCATGGCGCCACATCCATTTAGTCTCCATTGCCCCAGCCTGGGAGAAAAAATTGCATTTCTCGATATTGATGCTATCGAAACAATCAACGCAGGGCACATAGACGGATATGCAAATTCAATTGCAGCACAGAAAAGCGAATCTGGGAAGTGGGCCATTGTCGGTGGAAGTGATTCTCATTCAATCAGTACTATAGCACATGCATATACGACGTTTGAAGGAGAAACCGCTGAGGATCTTCGAAAAGCGATATTTTCAAAAACAACCGCTGCATGCGGTGCGAGGATGCCTCTACAGGTGGCGATTTCATGGAGTATCGGCGTCGTCCTCGCATCAGATTTCATGATTCTAAAGTCCATTCTTGGAATGATAAAGGAAGTAGATTTGCATGACCCAGTGATTAAGAAAATAAGTCTTATGACAACAGGCAAGAAATTGCTTGCGCTTGTTGGTTCCCTGATATATCTCACGCCGCCAGTACCCTACTTATGCGCGATTACTGGAGAAAAACTTTTGAAAAGACTAGCAAGAAAGCACGAGGCTGAAAATGAATACAAATTATCATGATGGTTAACATTCTGTGATCTAGATTTTTTGGTTTCTATTTTGCTTTTGCGAATGCATTGGTCGAAATAGATTCCGTCATATAGATGGAATGAGGCATAAATCTCTCCTCAGACGCCTTGGGAACGTCCCGGGTTACTCATAAGCAATAACAGATTTCCCTTCTAGATTTGCGGAATGGGGTCGAAGCCAGGATTTCACTGTGAGTGCATTCCTTTTGGTATCCTCAATTTAGCAAAGGCTCCGACTAGAGCCTCGGATAAGGCTGGATGGATTGTCTGACTTCTCACTAGTGGCAGATAAGTTTGATCAGTCGTATTCATCAGGTAAACAATTGGCTGAACAAGAATCGATGCTTCAGGTCCAACAACACTGGCACCGAGAATTTTCCTTGTATTTGCGTCGACTATCACCTTCACAAATCCATCTTCCTCTGCCATTGCATATCCCTTTGCACAATCAGAGTATCTATTGATTCCGATAGAAATCTGATATCCTTTTTTTGTAGCCTGTTCCTCAGTTAACCCCACGCTTGCCACTTGTGGATAACAAAAAACCGCGTGGGGAACGGCGTGTTCATCAACTGGCATCTTTCGATGTCCAAAGGCATTATTCCACGCAACCAAGCTCTCATAATTTGCAGTGTGTCTGTACATATTCCTACCAATAATATCACCAAATGCCCAGATTCCCGGTATATTTGTTTCAAGAAATTCATTTACAATTATGTATCCTCTCTGATCAAGCGCAATACCGGCCACTTCAGCTTTGAGCTTGTCTGCATTGCTTCTAAGCCCCGTTGCAATGAGAACGCGTTCCGCTTCGACTTCATTAAGGATTCCTGTCTTCCGATCCCTATGCAGAACTCTGTGCGCTTGCCCTCCATTGATAATCTCAGTAACGTCTTGGTTGACCCTCACGTCAATAAATCTGGACATTTTCTTAAGTACTAAATAGCTGACTTCTGGCTCTTCATTTGGCAAAAGACGGGGATTACGACCAATTATTATTACGCGGGTACCAAAAGCTGAGAAAAAATGAGCGAACTCACATGCTTTATAACCTCCGCCTAGGATCACAAGGCTTTTTGGCAATTTTTCAATATCGAAAATGTTCTCAGAGGTGAAGTAATCGACATCTTTGAGACCAGGTATATCTGGAATTTGCGTTCTTGCTCCCGCAGCAATCATGATCTTTTCTGATCGTATACGGGATTCACCGACTTGCAAGGTCTTTCGATCGATGAAATATCCAGTATCTCTGAAAAAGTCTATACCCTTATCAGATTCCACTGCTCTTTCAATGTGCTCTCGTTCACTAATAATTAAATCCCACATGCGTTTCCTAACAAGCTCGAAGTCCGTTTCAATCTCTTTTACATTGATGCCAATTCTCTTAGCATCTTCAATCAACCGGATGACATCTGCGGGGTATGTCAGAATTTTGCTTGGAATGCAACCCCTATTAAGGCATGTACCACCAACTGGCCCATCTTCGATCAATGCTACTTTCAATCCTGCTAGTCTAGCTCGCTCAACAACATTTAGCCCAGCTCCAGACCCAATAACTATGAGATCGTAATTCGCCACCATACCACTCGATAGTTAGTTGAATAAGGGATATATCATTTATACGATTGTTCAGCACAACGTCGAAGGTTGAGATTGACCCATTTTATTCGCAGACCCTAGGGACTCTAAATGATTTATAACACAAAAGAGACAGTAAGGTGATCAATAGATGCCGTGGACAAGTAAATCTGCACAATCATCAAACTTCCTTTAGATGCGCCCAATCACATTGAATAAAATGATACATTCCAGTCCGTTGCATTGATAATAACGGAAATGAGCATTATTTGCCACGATTCCGTAAATGCCTTTGCTTTGGAGGTATACGGAGATGAATTTTTGACGATTTGTCATCGAAAGCGATGCCTTAGAGGACTTTTCAAAAATCCTTCAGCCGGTCAATCGACAACATGTCAAGATGCTTGGTATAGTTTAGGATCGATTGCTCTATAGAATTTTCTCGAATTTTGAAAATGGAGATCGCGCAATTATCATGACGTACCTCATTGAGATGGCTTAAATCCATGCCGAGTAAGATCAATGTCATAATTTTAATCGGGATTCTATGTGAGACGACAAGTACAGCCCGATTTTCCGTGCGTGAAAAAACACAGATTCGATCGAAGAAGTTCTGGATGCGTTTAAGAACATCATGCAAACTTTCGCCGCATGGAAATTTTACTTTTTCGGGATGATTGGACCAAGTTTCCATGAGCAGTGGATACTGCATCACTGCCTCTTTTTCAGAAATGCCCTGAAGAGCTCCATAATCGATGTCAATCAAATCATCATCAATAGTTACATTGATCGAATGTGGTTGAGCAATGATTTCTGCTGTCTTGAGAGATCTTGCAAGAGGGCTACTGTAAATTGTTGAAATATTTTGGTGTTGAAGCGCTCTCGCAGTCAATCTAGCTTGGGCAAGTCCTGTGCTATTCAACGGAATATCCATGCGACCTCTAAATATAGAGGCACGATTCCAGTCGGTTTCACCATGTCTGACAAGAATGAGATCCATTTACTATCACTCCGATGATATCTCTGAATACCAGATTAAGACTGCGTTTCTATTTATCAATGTATCACGCTTAACCGTTATCTTTTTGCGATTATCGCAATTCCTAGCCCGAATAATCCTTGAGAAACTCCGAGTAGACGAGGAAGACCCCTGAGTCGACGAAGAGAGATTATCCGACCTCATTACTGCTAATAACCACATCAAAGCACATGCAAGATGTACTTTTTAGAACACGCCTTTCCATTTCTAAACAAGCCATCAAATTAGCATTGCATGAAGGACGCGTGAAAAATTATTCTAATGAACAAAAAGTCAAAAACAGACAAAAATTGATTTTATACGGGCGTGAGGGGATTTGAACCCCTGACTTGCAGCTTAGGAGGCTGCTGCCATATCCATGCTAGGCCACACGCCCATTATACGCAAAAGAAAAAGGATAAATCATCTTTTCTGACCGGGTCATTTAAGATCTAATCTTCAAGCTAGTTTTTTGGCACAATCTGTGTCTCTGTTGCCACTGCCTCTTCAGTTTCCTTCTTTTCGTCTGCTTTCTTTTCCTCGGGTTTTGTATATTCTTCAATGAAATGAATGATGCTGTAGCCCAGAACATCTCTCAAATCAGAGACCACCCTATATTTTGAAATAAGCCACTTCTGGTCATATTTGCATATGTCTGGAAGAATTAGGATAGCTCTGCCATCTTCGACGGAAACCTTGAAGCCCTCGCTCGAACCATAATCCATTTCAATAACTGCTTTGATTTTCTCAACTGGGTCATCTATTCTTGAAAGAATTTTGAAGCGATAGCGAAGTGTCTTACCGGCAAGACGTCTATTGAAATCTATTCTAACCCTGCCTGTAGTGACTGATATTATAGTACCCACTCGGTTTTTCATACTCACTTCCATGCCTACTTTGGGTTCAATGTTCTGTCTGAGAAATTCTCTAACGGGATGAATTTCTACCAGTTTTGGATCTCTTTGACCAGCAGCCTTTTCAGGAGGTATTGTTATTTCTTTTTCAACGCCTATTTCCGTCCCGAGTATTGCTTCTTCGAGTCCCTCAAATATACGACCCCCACCCACCAATACTGGGATCGGGCCGTATGTGATGTTCTCATTAAAAATGCCTGCCGCTTTTGCTTTCTCTGCGCTCGTCGTGTCAAAAAGCTCGCCGCTATCAACGATCCAACCGTCAAATTCTAATCTTATTATATCGCCTTTTGAGATCTTGGCAATTTCGTTTGTGTTATCAGTCGACATTAAACTCACCAATGAATTCTATCAGCAACGATGAGCGGTGTCATCCATTGGTTCTTTTTATAATTTTTGGTCGAAACGATGATTCACGCATCAGAGGGATGTAAGAGAGTCTACTTTGGCTTTGTCAAGCACCTTGACCATTTCAATGACAAACTTTACGCAATGTTCAACATCTCCAAGATCTAGGATCCCGACGTGTGAATGGATATGCCTTGTTGGCGGCCCAACTACAATACTTGGACAGCCAATATTGCTTATATGGACGGCGCCCGCGTCTGTTCCGCCTCCAGCTGTTGTAGTCAATTGGTACGGGATACGATTCTTTTCGCATACGCTTATAGCCAGCTCTTTAAGAGGTTGATTTGGAATCATGGAAGCGTCGTAGGTTGTTATAGCAATGCCTTCACCTAACTTCGCTTGAGCTTGCTTCGGTTCTACGCCTGGAACATCTCCCGAAATTTCGACATCGAGCACTATTGCCACATCAGGTTTGACAAGATTTGCAACAGTTTTTGCACCCCTCAAACCGACTTCTTCCTGAACTGTTGCCGCACCGACTACTTTGTTGGGATGCTCGATTCCTTTCTCTTTGAGCGTTCTAATCACTTGAGCGGCAATAAACGCTCCAACCCGATCGTCAAATCCCTTGCCAAATGCGAGTGTTTTAATTCCTATAAATTTGCCATCTTTGAATGCCCTTTTCTTGATCGTGAAGAAACTGGAATCGGGAACGACCGCATCACCTACCCTCACGCCCATCTCTTCTGCCTCATCCTTGTTTGAGCAACCTATATCAATGAACATCTTATCCTTTGTAATGACTTTTCTCCGTTCTTCCTCATCGAGTAGGTGTGGCGGTTTAACTGCGATGACTCCTCTCAATTTACCCTTTTTTGTTATCACGAGCACTTTTTGACCAAGAAGACCTTGATCGAACCAGCCACCCAATTGATGAAATGTCAAGAACCCTTGTTCTGTTATGCTTGTCACAATGAATCCAATTTCGTCTATGTGACCTGGAATAAGAATTCTTGGCATATCCGAAGTGCCATTTTTTTCAAAGACCAGACTTCCAATCCTGTCACTATATACGGAATCGGCCCACTTCTGAACGTAATTCCTCAACAAAATTGTTGTTTCTCTTTCAAATCCGGCTGGACCTGAACTATTGCACAATTCCTCGAAGAACTTAAGGGATTCCTTATCCATCATCATACCTCTTATTACAGTCTATCCACCAATTAGTCTTGTGTTGCAAAAGAGAAAGCGGAGATAAGAATAAAAAGCTTCTTCTAGCCTGTAAACAACCAAAACGTGATATAGGCTGAGCATACAAACTCTAAGAATTAAAATACCAATCGGAGAATTAGTTAACAATCTCAAATTAAAAGAGGTTCGTTGTATGGCGATCGCCAATAAATATCCAGTTTCCATTCAATATTGCCGCGAAGGAGATTTAGAAAAACTGCCAGAGATCATGAACAAATTACTTGAACCTCTTCTACTGGAAAAGGAAGTCAAAGAAATCACCTCAGCAGTCATAAAACCAAACATCTGCTGGCAGGAGGGTTGGAAATCGGGCAGCACCACATGTCCACAGCTAGTCATAGAAACAGTTTCATGGTTAAGAAGGAAAGGTGTAGATGAGATCGCACTTGCCGAGGGATCGATGGTTGGTCAGGATACTATGGAGTGTTTCGCCAAGCTGGGATATCTAGATCTTGCAAGGGAACTTGACCTAAGGATTGTAGACCTGAACAAAGATGCAACAGTAAGCCTTAAGGTTCCAAACCCAAGAGTATTCGAGGAGATTGAAGTTGCTCGCACAATCGTAGATTGTGATTTTCTCATAAACATGCCTGTGATGAAAACTCACATAAATACCCTTGTAACGCTCGCAATAAAGAATCTTAAGGGAACCATTCCACATAATTGGAAACGAAAGTTTCACTTCGTGGGCCTTGATTGCAGCTTAGTTGATCTTGCATCTGTGATATCTTCAGATTTGGTTATAATGGATGGAATTATTGGACAGCAGGGCCAAGGCCCGCTTACGGGAACTCCTGCAAATGCGGGAATTGTTATTGCGGGTCGCAATCAATTCGATGTTGACATCACCGCATGCAGGGCAATGGGTATTGATCCTCGAGAGGTACGGCACCTTGCGATGATCGCTGAGGCTGCGGGAATCGATCTGAAAACATATCATGTGGCAATTTCTGGCGTGGATCTTTCGAACCTTGATATTGTGTTTGAGAGACCACGCTATTCGCTACAAGGACTCTACAAAGGCATTGATATAATTTGGGGCGAGCCATGCAGTGGATGTGCAGGTGCGTTGAGTGTAGCACTTGAACGCATGGAGCGGTCTGGTGAGCTTGAGATCATAAGGCAAAATGGCGGTCTGGTAATTGCTCTTGGTAAAACCGCAGATCCTCAACCGAACGAAAGACTAGTATTGCTGGGAAAATGCCAATACCGTAATCGAAGCAAAGGTATGTTTATTCCCGGGTGTCCGCCACCAGGGATGATCGTAAGAGAGATGCTTTCGAAATTCGCAAAAGGAGAGTCAAAATACGGAAGCGAAGCGTTCGTGAGGGAAGCTGAAATACTCTACAAAGACCAGTAATTAATTGCTCAGATTGATGCGACAAATAATAATGAGAAAGTGGGCGTTGTGCGTAACTACTGACCGCCGAATAGCAATAATCGGAGGGACTACACATATTTGATCATGAAAAAATGATAAATGCTAGTTCCGAAATACGAGGGACGATGCCACCATAGCTCAGCTGGAAGAGCGGCTGACTTGTAATCAGCAGGTCGGGAGTTCAAATCTCCCTGGTGGCTCCATTTTATGAGTTAATAGAATTGCTGATTGCAGACTTCTTGAGCAGAATTCGAGCAAACAGTTGCCATTGAACTATAATGAGCTGCTGGAGCGCATTCCGAAGAGTTACGCATCTTAATCTCACACATAATAACACTCATTGAGCGAGGATTTCAAGAAATCCAATGAAGTAAATTGATATTGTTGATCTACCACAATATTAGAGAACATGTAATATAATATCTTACAATCGGGTATTCAGGATTCGCAGTACGCTGATACATAGTTTTTTGCCCGATTTGCCAATCATTTCATCGACTCAACAGCAGACACAGACTCATCGAGAATTTCCATTGCCACATCGATTTCCTCGATTGTCACATTAAGAGGCGGAATATATCTGATAGAGGAATTACCACACCCCAAGAGTATTAGCCCTTTATTGAAGGCCACTTCTATGATCTTATCTCTCTCCTTCACAGCCCTTTCTTTTGATTCTTTATCCTTAACAATTTCCGTCGCCTGCATGAGTCCGAGACCCCTCACATCACCGATGATGTTATGAGAATCTTTCATTTCTTCAAGGCGCCTTCTCAAATAGTCACCACTTTTCTTCGCTTTATCGATGAGATTTTCCTTTTCCAGCACTTCAAGGGTAGCCAAAGCGGATGCACATGCCAGAGGGTTGCCCCCAAAAGTGTTGGAATGAGAGCCCTTGATTTTAAAGTCATATCTGCTATCAAAAATCGTTGCACCTATAGGCACGCCTGATCCAAGGGCCTTTGCGCAACAAAGTATATCCGGTACAATTCCAAAATGATCGATGCCCCACATTCTTCCGGTTCTACCTATTCCCGCTTGCACCTCATCGTCAACAAGAAGTATGCTGTATTTTCTCGTAATCTTGTATATTTCCTTTATGAATTCTTGCGGTGGTACAATGTAACCACCTTCTCCCTGAATTGGCTCTACAAAAATCGCTCCTATTTCATCTGG contains the following coding sequences:
- a CDS encoding ribosome biogenesis/translation initiation ATPase RLI — its product is MRIATLIKDRCQPKKCNSECLKYCPKVRTGVETIVIGDKGRPVISEELCAGCGICVHKCPYEAIKIIGLPEELGKDLIHQYGKNAFRLYRLPVPKQGLVTGILGPNGIGKTTALKLLSGEEIPNFGIYEKPPSKDEALQRFAGTELYDYFERLYSGMIRVSFKPQYVDKIPAAYNGMTKDLLARVAERISVEEAATMFEIEDTLHKDLSSLSGGELQRVAIAAALMKDSDAYFFDEPSSYLDIKQRLKVARIIQSLSQGKYVVVIEHDLAILDFLADNVYLMYGSEGSYGVFSQPRQVRTAINTYLEGYLAEENIRFREQKIEFENRPPKNLWQSAILLRFGPLEYEYPSFQLRVEEGTIKVGETVGVVGPNAIGKTTFVKMLAGVLRPTNGSVDRNVKVSYKPQYISPDFDGKVRELFHVLVKDFFESGFFRSEIAEPLGLTHLYEKEVKTLAGGELQRVAIALCLSRDADIYLLDEPSAYLDSNQRMEAAKTLRRVIEKQGKSALVVDHDIYFLDMVSDSIMVFTGTPGKEGIGAGPFDMRTGMNLFLKQVGVTFRRDNETNRPRINKLGSRLDREQKEKGEYYYSF
- a CDS encoding DedA family protein is translated as MGIIEWGILFIKNLILDLNYPGLILLMAIESACVPIPSEIIMPFAGWLVYEREMDLLLASLSGTLGCTIGSLFAYAIGYYGGRAFILRYGKYFLIDRKAIDAAERWFSKYGDLAVFLSRLMPVIRTFISLPAGIGRMNLLHFTILTFVGSFPWCFGLVYLGFALGPSWEGIIEVFRGLDVLILIALAVIIAWVIFRKRERITHRNE
- a CDS encoding PHP domain-containing protein translates to MESRADIHVHTKYSGIARLGFLRFPESVVEPYDAVKKAQNLGLKVLAITDHNSIYGAIKAKEFGKEIGMQVVVGEEISTSDGEIIGLYLNEEIPPGLTAEETIDRIRDQDGIVMAPHPFSLHCPSLGEKIAFLDIDAIETINAGHIDGYANSIAAQKSESGKWAIVGGSDSHSISTIAHAYTTFEGETAEDLRKAIFSKTTAACGARMPLQVAISWSIGVVLASDFMILKSILGMIKEVDLHDPVIKKISLMTTGKKLLALVGSLIYLTPPVPYLCAITGEKLLKRLARKHEAENEYKLS
- a CDS encoding dihydrolipoyl dehydrogenase translates to MANYDLIVIGSGAGLNVVERARLAGLKVALIEDGPVGGTCLNRGCIPSKILTYPADVIRLIEDAKRIGINVKEIETDFELVRKRMWDLIISEREHIERAVESDKGIDFFRDTGYFIDRKTLQVGESRIRSEKIMIAAGARTQIPDIPGLKDVDYFTSENIFDIEKLPKSLVILGGGYKACEFAHFFSAFGTRVIIIGRNPRLLPNEEPEVSYLVLKKMSRFIDVRVNQDVTEIINGGQAHRVLHRDRKTGILNEVEAERVLIATGLRSNADKLKAEVAGIALDQRGYIIVNEFLETNIPGIWAFGDIIGRNMYRHTANYESLVAWNNAFGHRKMPVDEHAVPHAVFCYPQVASVGLTEEQATKKGYQISIGINRYSDCAKGYAMAEEDGFVKVIVDANTRKILGASVVGPEASILVQPIVYLMNTTDQTYLPLVRSQTIHPALSEALVGAFAKLRIPKGMHSQ
- a CDS encoding histidine phosphatase family protein; amino-acid sequence: MDLILVRHGETDWNRASIFRGRMDIPLNSTGLAQARLTARALQHQNISTIYSSPLARSLKTAEIIAQPHSINVTIDDDLIDIDYGALQGISEKEAVMQYPLLMETWSNHPEKVKFPCGESLHDVLKRIQNFFDRICVFSRTENRAVLVVSHRIPIKIMTLILLGMDLSHLNEVRHDNCAISIFKIRENSIEQSILNYTKHLDMLSIDRLKDF
- a CDS encoding peptidylprolyl isomerase; translation: MSTDNTNEIAKISKGDIIRLEFDGWIVDSGELFDTTSAEKAKAAGIFNENITYGPIPVLVGGGRIFEGLEEAILGTEIGVEKEITIPPEKAAGQRDPKLVEIHPVREFLRQNIEPKVGMEVSMKNRVGTIISVTTGRVRIDFNRRLAGKTLRYRFKILSRIDDPVEKIKAVIEMDYGSSEGFKVSVEDGRAILILPDICKYDQKWLISKYRVVSDLRDVLGYSIIHFIEEYTKPEEKKADEKKETEEAVATETQIVPKN
- a CDS encoding M42 family metallopeptidase — translated: MDKESLKFFEELCNSSGPAGFERETTILLRNYVQKWADSVYSDRIGSLVFEKNGTSDMPRILIPGHIDEIGFIVTSITEQGFLTFHQLGGWFDQGLLGQKVLVITKKGKLRGVIAVKPPHLLDEEERRKVITKDKMFIDIGCSNKDEAEEMGVRVGDAVVPDSSFFTIKKRAFKDGKFIGIKTLAFGKGFDDRVGAFIAAQVIRTLKEKGIEHPNKVVGAATVQEEVGLRGAKTVANLVKPDVAIVLDVEISGDVPGVEPKQAQAKLGEGIAITTYDASMIPNQPLKELAISVCEKNRIPYQLTTTAGGGTDAGAVHISNIGCPSIVVGPPTRHIHSHVGILDLGDVEHCVKFVIEMVKVLDKAKVDSLTSL
- a CDS encoding DUF362 domain-containing protein, whose translation is MAIANKYPVSIQYCREGDLEKLPEIMNKLLEPLLLEKEVKEITSAVIKPNICWQEGWKSGSTTCPQLVIETVSWLRRKGVDEIALAEGSMVGQDTMECFAKLGYLDLARELDLRIVDLNKDATVSLKVPNPRVFEEIEVARTIVDCDFLINMPVMKTHINTLVTLAIKNLKGTIPHNWKRKFHFVGLDCSLVDLASVISSDLVIMDGIIGQQGQGPLTGTPANAGIVIAGRNQFDVDITACRAMGIDPREVRHLAMIAEAAGIDLKTYHVAISGVDLSNLDIVFERPRYSLQGLYKGIDIIWGEPCSGCAGALSVALERMERSGELEIIRQNGGLVIALGKTADPQPNERLVLLGKCQYRNRSKGMFIPGCPPPGMIVREMLSKFAKGESKYGSEAFVREAEILYKDQ
- a CDS encoding acetyl ornithine aminotransferase family protein encodes the protein MKEAPSIAVSPPGPKAKKIIEVDEKYLATSTKALPLAIESASGSTVIDADGNRFLDFTSGVAVLNVGHRHPIVIEAIKRQLDRFIHFAGTDFYYDVQSNLAKKLAEITPGDFQKKVFFSNSGTESIEAAMKIVRWSTKRPQFVAFIGAFHGRTLGSLSLTASKPVQRARYFPTVPGVIHLPYAYCYRCPYHLEYPSCDIWCARIFEEVYFDSFVCPDEIGAIFVEPIQGEGGYIVPPQEFIKEIYKITRKYSILLVDDEVQAGIGRTGRMWGIDHFGIVPDILCCAKALGSGVPIGATIFDSRYDFKIKGSHSNTFGGNPLACASALATLEVLEKENLIDKAKKSGDYLRRRLEEMKDSHNIIGDVRGLGLMQATEIVKDKESKERAVKERDKIIEVAFNKGLILLGCGNSSIRYIPPLNVTIEEIDVAMEILDESVSAVESMK